The Peptostreptococcaceae bacterium genome has a segment encoding these proteins:
- a CDS encoding STAS domain-containing protein yields the protein MSLSIEKKYRKDGNVWDVKISGEVDIYTSDKMNETLNGMVEEKNAEIQIDCKDLSYIDSSGLGVLIGVLKKLKENNKNLVVLNARSNIVKLLSITGLDKIFIIREN from the coding sequence TTGTCACTTTCTATTGAAAAGAAATACAGGAAAGACGGAAATGTATGGGATGTAAAAATTTCGGGGGAAGTGGACATATACACTTCCGACAAAATGAATGAAACGCTTAACGGAATGGTAGAAGAAAAAAATGCGGAGATTCAGATTGATTGCAAGGATCTTTCTTACATCGACAGTAGTGGATTAGGTGTGTTGATTGGGGTGCTCAAGAAACTCAAGGAAAATAACAAGAATCTTGTTGTATTGAATGCCAGATCAAATATTGTTAAACTGCTTAGCATTACTGGGCTTGATAAAATTTTTA
- a CDS encoding CPBP family intramembrane metalloprotease, giving the protein MVKHKKSILVIYSLIAVGVLYYIEQILIPGYIVKSISKILLFFVGSKLLQRMLGIRRESISLFKASGISLRKLVVLGATAFASVLGAAVVLSPQINLTAISGELENALHVNSGNFIAVGIYITIVNSALEEFFFRGFLFMNLKKDSPRERFFAYTYSSLLFSFYHLSIFRTWFDPRLLAVSLAGLVAAGTFFNYLDEKSDSILYSYIVHACGDAAIILIGLEMFGLL; this is encoded by the coding sequence ATGGTAAAACATAAAAAAAGTATACTTGTTATTTATAGCCTTATTGCAGTGGGTGTTCTATATTATATAGAGCAGATATTGATTCCTGGATATATAGTAAAATCCATTTCAAAAATTTTGTTATTCTTTGTAGGAAGCAAGTTACTGCAAAGGATGCTAGGAATAAGAAGAGAGAGTATCTCATTATTCAAAGCTAGCGGCATTTCCTTGAGAAAGCTCGTTGTTTTAGGGGCCACCGCTTTTGCGAGCGTGCTTGGAGCGGCAGTGGTTTTGAGTCCGCAAATCAATTTGACAGCAATAAGCGGAGAACTTGAGAATGCACTTCATGTGAATTCGGGGAATTTCATCGCGGTAGGAATATATATAACTATTGTAAACTCAGCACTCGAGGAATTCTTTTTTAGAGGATTTCTATTCATGAATTTGAAAAAAGATTCTCCAAGAGAAAGATTCTTTGCCTATACGTATTCATCGCTGCTTTTTTCATTCTACCATTTGTCCATATTCAGGACATGGTTCGACCCTAGGCTTTTGGCAGTATCTCTTGCAGGGCTTGTGGCGGCTGGAACTTTTTTTAATTATTTGGACGAAAAAAGCGATTCAATACTATATTCATATATAGTGCATGCTTGCGGCGATGCTGCAATAATTTTGATTGGATTAGAAATGTTCGGACTACTGTAG